A section of the Agrococcus sp. SGAir0287 genome encodes:
- a CDS encoding TerC family protein → MEVSLLVWIVTIAVTIAFFVFEFFAHVRTPHEPSLGEAARWSAFYIGLALLFGVGIGLVSGWDFGGEYFAGYLTEKALSVDNIFVFLLVMTAFAVPREYQQKVLLIGIVIALVMRGGFIAAGSALISNFSWIFYVFGALLLVLAWRQAFSDHEADPTNSRAMRFLRRRLPVTEKYHGDRLTVELDGKRYVTPMLLTIVAIGVVDLIFAVDSIPAIYGLTSEAYIVFTANAFALMGLRQLYFLVGGLLKRLVYLAQGLAFILAFIGVKLLLHALHVNELPFVNGGEPLEQVPEIPTWLSLIVIAATIVVATIASLVKTRGQLPEAEEQPHAGDPGLDVGPEGDEDVEAERRADDRDRRASDEAR, encoded by the coding sequence GTGGAGGTCAGCCTGCTGGTCTGGATCGTCACGATCGCCGTGACGATCGCGTTCTTCGTGTTCGAGTTCTTCGCGCACGTGCGCACGCCGCACGAGCCGTCGCTCGGCGAGGCGGCGCGCTGGTCGGCGTTCTACATCGGGCTCGCGCTGCTCTTCGGCGTCGGCATCGGCCTCGTGTCGGGGTGGGACTTCGGCGGCGAGTACTTCGCCGGGTACCTGACGGAGAAGGCGCTCTCCGTCGACAACATCTTCGTCTTCCTCCTCGTCATGACGGCGTTCGCGGTGCCGCGCGAGTACCAGCAGAAGGTGCTGCTCATCGGCATCGTGATCGCGCTCGTCATGCGCGGCGGGTTCATCGCCGCGGGCTCCGCGCTCATCTCGAACTTCTCGTGGATCTTCTACGTCTTCGGCGCGCTGCTGCTCGTGCTCGCATGGCGCCAGGCGTTCTCGGACCATGAGGCGGACCCGACGAACAGCCGTGCGATGCGCTTCCTTCGACGTCGCCTGCCGGTCACGGAGAAGTACCACGGCGACCGGCTCACCGTCGAGCTCGACGGCAAGCGCTACGTCACGCCCATGCTGCTCACGATCGTCGCGATCGGCGTCGTCGACCTCATCTTCGCCGTCGACTCCATCCCCGCGATCTACGGCCTGACGTCGGAGGCGTACATCGTCTTCACCGCGAACGCGTTCGCGCTCATGGGCCTGCGGCAGCTGTACTTCCTCGTCGGCGGCCTGCTCAAGCGGCTGGTCTACCTCGCGCAGGGCCTCGCGTTCATCCTCGCCTTCATCGGCGTCAAGCTGCTGCTGCACGCCCTCCACGTCAACGAGCTGCCCTTCGTCAACGGCGGCGAGCCGCTCGAGCAGGTGCCCGAGATCCCGACGTGGCTCTCGCTCATCGTCATCGCCGCGACGATCGTCGTCGCCACGATCGCGAGCCTCGTCAAGACCCGAGGACAGCTGCCCGAGGCCGAGGAGCAGCCGCACGCCGGCGACCCCGGGCTCGACGTGGGACCCGAGGGCGACGAGGACGTCGAGGCCGAGCGTCGCGCCGACGATCGCGACCGTCGCGCGTCCGACGAGGCACGCTGA
- the glmU gene encoding bifunctional UDP-N-acetylglucosamine diphosphorylase/glucosamine-1-phosphate N-acetyltransferase GlmU produces MPQIAVVVLAAGAGTRMRSATPKPLHALAGRSLIAHVLHTAHELDPAHLVAVVRHERDLLVEEIAHHAPSARIADQDEVPGTGRAVEVAMAQLPADFDGLVVVLSGDVPLIDAGTLRELVREHETAQNALTVLSTRLPDPTGFGRIIRNRAGHFQAIVEERDADAATRAIDEVNGGIYVFGAVQLRDALAGIGMDNDQGEKYLTDAALRIQAAGGRIEAVPIDDHWLVAGVNDRAQLSDIALELNRRIVRRHQLAGATIVDPASTWIDADVSIAEDVTILPGTQLHGATSVARGATIGPDTTVTDTEVGEDAVIRRSDVTLAVIGAGASVGPFSYLRAGTILGAGGKIGAAVETKNAVIGDGSKVPHLSYVGDAEIGEGVNLGAGTITANYDDVRKHRTIVGDHVHTSSHTVLVAPVTLGAGAKTAAGAVVRKDVPPGALAMTVAPQRNVAGWVQERRAGTDAAAAADAALAAQHASQPSADAAEPDADQQQ; encoded by the coding sequence ATGCCCCAGATCGCCGTCGTCGTGCTCGCGGCCGGAGCCGGCACGCGCATGCGCAGCGCGACCCCCAAGCCGCTGCACGCGCTCGCCGGCCGCTCGCTCATCGCCCACGTGCTGCACACGGCGCACGAGCTCGATCCCGCCCACCTCGTCGCCGTCGTGCGGCACGAGCGCGACCTGCTCGTCGAGGAGATCGCCCACCACGCGCCGAGCGCGCGCATCGCCGACCAGGACGAGGTGCCCGGCACCGGTCGCGCGGTCGAGGTCGCGATGGCCCAGCTCCCCGCCGACTTCGACGGTCTCGTCGTCGTGCTCTCGGGCGACGTGCCGCTCATCGACGCCGGCACCCTGCGCGAGCTCGTGCGCGAGCACGAGACGGCGCAGAACGCCCTCACGGTGCTCTCGACGCGCCTGCCCGATCCGACGGGCTTCGGCCGCATCATCCGCAACCGCGCCGGCCACTTCCAGGCCATCGTCGAGGAGCGCGACGCCGACGCGGCCACGCGCGCGATCGACGAGGTGAACGGCGGCATCTACGTCTTCGGCGCCGTGCAGCTGCGCGACGCCCTCGCCGGCATCGGCATGGACAACGATCAGGGCGAGAAGTACCTCACCGACGCGGCCCTGCGCATCCAGGCCGCCGGCGGCCGCATCGAGGCCGTGCCGATCGACGACCACTGGCTCGTCGCCGGCGTCAACGACCGTGCGCAGCTGAGCGACATCGCGCTCGAGCTCAACCGCCGCATCGTCCGCCGCCATCAGCTCGCCGGCGCGACGATCGTCGACCCCGCCTCGACGTGGATCGACGCCGACGTGTCGATCGCCGAGGACGTCACGATCCTCCCGGGCACCCAGCTGCACGGCGCGACGAGCGTCGCCCGCGGCGCGACGATCGGCCCCGACACCACCGTGACCGACACCGAGGTGGGCGAGGATGCGGTCATCCGCCGCTCCGACGTCACGCTCGCGGTCATCGGAGCGGGCGCCTCCGTCGGCCCCTTCTCGTACCTGCGCGCCGGCACGATCCTCGGTGCGGGCGGCAAGATCGGCGCGGCCGTCGAGACGAAGAACGCCGTCATCGGCGACGGCTCGAAGGTGCCGCACCTCTCGTACGTCGGCGACGCCGAGATCGGCGAGGGCGTCAACCTCGGCGCCGGCACGATCACGGCCAACTACGACGACGTGCGCAAGCACCGCACGATCGTCGGCGACCACGTGCACACCTCGTCGCACACGGTGCTCGTCGCACCCGTGACGCTCGGCGCCGGCGCGAAGACCGCCGCGGGCGCCGTCGTCCGCAAGGACGTGCCGCCGGGCGCGCTCGCCATGACCGTCGCACCCCAGCGCAACGTCGCCGGCTGGGTGCAGGAGCGCCGCGCCGGCACCGATGCCGCCGCAGCCGCCGACGCAGCCCTCGCCGCCCAGCACGCGAGCCAGCCCTCGGCGGATGCCGCCGAGCCCGACGCCGACCAGCAGCAGTAG
- a CDS encoding ribose-phosphate diphosphokinase yields MSSIVAKNRKHLVLIPGRSHPALAEAVAAELGTELMGTDTRTFANGEIYARMLDSVRGSDAFVLQSYGKPVNEWLMEQLIMVDALKRASAKRITVVMPYYPYSRQDKKGRGREPISARLVADLFKTAGADRIMSVDIHASQIQGFFDGPFDHLFAMPVLLEHFRDTLDPADLTVVSPDMGRVRVADVWSDKLGAPLAIIHKRRDPLVPNQVSVHEIVGNVAGRTCLLVDDMIDTGRTILKAAEALKKNGATRVIVAATHAIFSDPAPELLGSGVIDRVVVTDSIPLAPEQRFDCLEVLSIAPLLARAIREVFEDGSVTSMFDGAA; encoded by the coding sequence GTGTCCTCGATCGTCGCCAAGAACCGGAAGCACCTCGTGCTCATCCCGGGTCGCTCGCACCCCGCGCTCGCCGAGGCCGTCGCCGCCGAGCTCGGCACCGAGCTCATGGGCACCGACACCCGCACCTTCGCCAACGGCGAGATCTACGCCCGCATGCTCGACTCGGTGCGGGGCTCCGACGCGTTCGTGCTGCAGTCGTACGGCAAGCCCGTGAACGAGTGGCTCATGGAGCAGCTCATCATGGTGGATGCGCTGAAGCGCGCCTCCGCGAAGCGCATCACCGTCGTCATGCCGTACTACCCGTACTCGCGGCAGGACAAGAAGGGCCGCGGCCGCGAGCCGATCTCGGCCCGCCTGGTCGCGGACCTGTTCAAGACGGCCGGTGCCGACCGCATCATGTCGGTCGACATCCACGCCTCGCAGATCCAGGGCTTCTTCGACGGGCCCTTCGACCACCTGTTCGCGATGCCCGTGCTCCTCGAGCACTTCCGCGACACCCTCGACCCGGCGGACCTCACGGTCGTCTCGCCCGACATGGGCCGCGTGCGCGTCGCGGACGTGTGGAGCGACAAGCTCGGCGCGCCGCTCGCGATCATCCACAAGCGTCGCGACCCGCTCGTGCCGAACCAGGTCTCCGTGCACGAGATCGTCGGCAACGTCGCGGGGCGGACGTGCCTGCTCGTCGACGACATGATCGACACGGGGCGCACGATCCTCAAGGCGGCGGAGGCACTCAAGAAGAACGGTGCCACCCGCGTCATCGTGGCGGCGACGCACGCGATCTTCTCCGACCCGGCACCGGAGCTGCTCGGCTCGGGCGTCATCGACCGCGTCGTCGTCACCGACTCCATCCCGCTCGCGCCCGAGCAGCGCTTCGACTGCCTCGAGGTGCTCTCGATCGCACCGCTGCTCGCCCGTGCGATCCGCGAGGTCTTCGAGGACGGCTCGGTGACGTCGATGTTCGACGGCGCCGCCTGA